In the Natronobacterium texcoconense genome, one interval contains:
- a CDS encoding type II secretion system F family protein, which translates to MSLEADDGTPAGGGTGGSDGLGDAFYPLYDRLFSEDSEFVADLETKLAQARMTDTVELYLSRALGVGFIGGLALWFIGLTLGYGIFATGLVTVDAFGMPLQNQTVIELIETLRVPALVFFTGLVFGTIGFAIGFGSLAAIPYSRASARKREINMLLSDSVSFMYALSVGGLNQLEIIEAMAEADDTYGEVAREFQSIVNETEYFDVDYRTAIRKQALETPSDELSQFLTDMLSIVNSGGDMENFLEDKKEKHMRTTKQEQELTLETLELFGEMYMTLSLFPLLLIIIMVVMQMIPQAAVSNEMLYLTVYALIPLTGIGFLVLVSTVKHDEPGDGYLSMGNGNARTEADNQGGVLDLGLVEQFTGEYSVFSRIKNREGTHETVEVLRRPHVFFRDHPLLTLAVTVPVSLVIVATAMMTGSVPTSWNGMIANPIWGTFVYIYIPLYVIAIPLAIFREWNVRHRTAVVNQLSEDLRKLSSANDTGLTLLESLKSVADTTSGRLAREFEMMHTKVNYGTSLKEALIEFNNKYHIPRLARTTRLITEAQEASNQITDVLRTAARASENHDDIERERKSRTRMQVVIIIMTFMTVLAVIAILKTQFIDTMAGLEAGGTADTAGSGGGAGELAEADLSDNVDVDMLSVLFFHAVTLQGIISGFICGYIRDANILSGLKYAVALATIALVGWSLVA; encoded by the coding sequence ATGAGTCTCGAAGCCGACGACGGGACACCTGCTGGCGGCGGAACCGGCGGCTCGGACGGGCTCGGTGACGCGTTCTACCCGCTGTACGATCGGTTGTTCAGCGAGGACAGCGAGTTCGTCGCCGACCTCGAAACCAAACTCGCCCAGGCGCGGATGACCGACACCGTCGAGCTCTACCTCTCGCGGGCGCTCGGCGTCGGCTTCATCGGCGGACTGGCGCTGTGGTTTATCGGTCTCACCCTCGGTTACGGCATCTTCGCGACCGGCCTCGTTACCGTCGACGCGTTCGGGATGCCGCTACAGAACCAGACGGTCATCGAACTCATCGAGACGCTTCGCGTCCCCGCGCTCGTCTTTTTCACCGGGCTCGTGTTCGGAACGATCGGCTTCGCGATCGGATTCGGATCGCTCGCCGCGATCCCGTACTCGCGTGCCTCGGCCCGCAAACGCGAGATCAACATGCTGCTGAGCGACTCCGTCTCCTTTATGTACGCGCTGTCGGTCGGCGGCCTGAACCAGCTCGAGATCATCGAGGCGATGGCCGAAGCAGACGACACCTACGGCGAGGTCGCAAGGGAGTTCCAGAGCATCGTCAACGAGACCGAGTACTTCGACGTCGACTACCGGACTGCGATCCGGAAGCAGGCGCTCGAGACACCCAGCGACGAACTCTCGCAGTTTCTGACGGACATGCTCTCGATCGTCAACAGCGGCGGTGACATGGAAAATTTCCTCGAGGACAAGAAGGAAAAACACATGCGCACCACCAAACAGGAACAGGAGTTGACTCTCGAGACGCTCGAGCTGTTCGGCGAGATGTACATGACGCTGTCGCTGTTCCCGCTCTTGCTCATTATCATCATGGTCGTGATGCAGATGATTCCGCAGGCGGCCGTGAGCAACGAGATGCTGTATCTGACCGTCTACGCGCTGATACCCCTGACCGGGATCGGCTTTCTCGTCCTGGTATCGACGGTCAAACACGACGAACCGGGCGACGGCTACCTCTCGATGGGCAACGGAAACGCTCGAACCGAGGCGGACAACCAGGGTGGGGTCCTCGACCTCGGGCTCGTCGAGCAGTTCACGGGCGAGTACAGCGTCTTCTCCCGGATCAAAAATCGGGAAGGCACACACGAGACGGTCGAAGTCCTGCGGCGGCCACACGTCTTCTTCCGCGACCATCCCTTGCTCACACTTGCGGTCACGGTTCCAGTGTCGCTGGTCATCGTCGCGACCGCAATGATGACCGGCTCGGTCCCGACCTCCTGGAACGGCATGATAGCCAACCCGATCTGGGGGACGTTCGTCTACATCTACATCCCGCTGTACGTGATCGCGATCCCGCTTGCGATCTTCCGGGAGTGGAACGTCCGCCACCGGACTGCCGTCGTCAACCAGCTCTCCGAAGACCTCCGGAAACTCTCGAGTGCGAACGACACCGGGTTGACGCTGCTCGAGTCGCTCAAATCCGTCGCGGACACGACGAGCGGCCGGCTCGCCCGCGAGTTCGAGATGATGCACACGAAGGTCAACTACGGGACGAGCCTGAAGGAGGCGCTCATCGAGTTCAACAACAAGTACCACATCCCGCGACTCGCCCGGACGACGCGACTCATCACCGAAGCTCAGGAAGCGTCCAATCAGATCACCGACGTGCTCCGGACGGCCGCACGCGCCAGCGAGAACCACGACGACATCGAACGGGAACGCAAGTCGCGAACCCGGATGCAGGTCGTCATCATCATCATGACGTTCATGACCGTTCTCGCGGTGATCGCGATCCTCAAGACCCAGTTCATCGATACGATGGCCGGGCTCGAGGCCGGCGGAACCGCCGATACAGCCGGTTCCGGGGGCGGAGCAGGTGAACTCGCCGAGGCCGATCTCAGCGACAACGTCGACGTCGACATGCTGTCGGTGTTGTTCTTCCACGC